In Armatimonadota bacterium, a single genomic region encodes these proteins:
- a CDS encoding D-aminoacylase: MFDLVIKNGFVVDGTGRPGFNADVAVKDGRIAIVGSTTEYAARTIDAEGLVVSPGFIDIHSHTDELVIANPTCESKLTQGVTTEVSGNCGDSAAPRGGKQNLEEASKWLAEYGINLTWRSLDEYFNVLESIQMAVNCITLVGNGTLRSVVMGNDDRTATPSEISEMRRLVEESMIAGAFGLSSGLIYPPSCYGDTEELIEICKGVAPFGGFYASHIRNESERLCEAVEEAITIGKEAGVGVQISHHKACGMPNWGLVNESLALIDKARAEGLDVWADQYPYVATSTGLGIMFPKWAYAGGNRSLTERLRDADERSKIRDEMLSNTDSGWIKDLCGWEAVVISSVRKECNKHFEGRSIAEIAQEQGKHPVDIAIDLMLSENGHIGMVHFVISEDDVKRVMAHPAVLIGSDATARATTGPLSRGKPHPRAFGTFARVLGKYVREEKVLTLEQAVAKMTGLTAQRLGLANRGTIAEGFWADITIFDAETILDTATFKEPLTPAIGIKYVVVNGKVCVDNGRIVDSGLGAGRVIRRGRDR; this comes from the coding sequence TTGTTTGACTTAGTAATAAAAAATGGCTTTGTGGTTGATGGTACTGGGAGGCCTGGTTTTAATGCTGATGTAGCTGTAAAAGACGGAAGGATTGCAATTGTTGGAAGCACGACTGAGTATGCGGCAAGGACGATAGATGCCGAGGGCCTAGTTGTTAGTCCTGGGTTTATAGATATTCATTCGCATACTGACGAGCTTGTTATCGCCAATCCAACGTGTGAGAGTAAACTTACTCAGGGAGTTACTACTGAAGTTTCGGGCAACTGCGGAGACTCGGCTGCTCCAAGGGGCGGCAAGCAAAATCTCGAAGAGGCTAGCAAATGGTTAGCTGAATATGGGATTAACCTGACATGGCGGAGCTTGGATGAGTACTTTAATGTTCTAGAATCAATTCAAATGGCAGTTAATTGCATAACTCTTGTAGGGAATGGAACTCTGCGCAGTGTAGTGATGGGTAATGATGACCGTACAGCTACGCCTAGTGAAATTTCTGAAATGCGCCGATTAGTTGAAGAATCAATGATAGCAGGCGCATTTGGATTGTCAAGCGGGTTGATTTACCCACCAAGTTGCTATGGCGATACTGAAGAATTGATAGAAATATGCAAGGGAGTAGCTCCATTTGGAGGGTTCTATGCTAGTCATATAAGGAATGAAAGTGAAAGACTTTGCGAAGCCGTTGAAGAAGCTATCACAATAGGAAAGGAAGCAGGTGTGGGCGTGCAAATCTCGCACCATAAAGCCTGCGGGATGCCAAATTGGGGATTGGTCAACGAAAGCCTTGCGTTGATTGATAAAGCACGTGCTGAAGGCTTGGATGTTTGGGCGGACCAGTATCCTTATGTAGCTACCTCTACAGGACTAGGAATCATGTTCCCAAAGTGGGCATATGCGGGTGGCAACCGAAGCCTAACAGAAAGACTAAGAGATGCCGATGAGAGAAGCAAAATTCGTGACGAAATGTTAAGCAATACAGATTCGGGTTGGATAAAGGATTTGTGCGGCTGGGAAGCAGTTGTAATTAGCAGTGTCCGAAAGGAATGCAACAAACACTTCGAAGGTCGAAGCATCGCTGAGATTGCGCAAGAGCAGGGGAAACATCCAGTTGATATTGCAATTGACCTAATGCTCAGTGAAAATGGCCACATTGGCATGGTACACTTCGTAATAAGTGAGGATGATGTTAAGAGAGTAATGGCACACCCAGCAGTCTTGATAGGCTCAGATGCAACAGCACGGGCAACAACCGGGCCTCTAAGCCGGGGGAAACCTCATCCAAGGGCTTTCGGCACTTTCGCGAGGGTTCTTGGTAAATATGTACGCGAGGAGAAGGTGCTTACGCTTGAACAGGCAGTGGCTAAGATGACAGGCTTGACAGCACAAAGGCTAGGCCTTGCCAATCGGGGCACAATTGCTGAAGGTTTTTGGGCTGACATAACGATATTCGATGCTGAAACGATTTTGGATACTGCAACATTTAAGGAACCGCTCACGCCGGCAATCGGTATAAAATATGTGGTTGTCAATGGTAAGGTTTGCGTTGATAACGGCCGAATAGTGGATAGTGGTCTTGGCGCAGGCCGGGTTATAAGACGTGGAAGGGATAGGTGA